A DNA window from Haliovirga abyssi contains the following coding sequences:
- a CDS encoding STAS domain-containing protein, with the protein MLANFELKTEEKNGVVIVRVIGELDALVAPKLKDKLIEFSKAGKNNFIIDFEGLVHINSLAMGILRGRVREVRDAGGDIKIINLNSHIATIFEMVGLNEIFEIYKSEDEALKKF; encoded by the coding sequence ATGTTAGCAAATTTCGAATTAAAAACAGAAGAGAAAAATGGTGTTGTTATAGTAAGAGTAATAGGTGAATTAGATGCTTTAGTTGCCCCAAAGTTAAAAGATAAATTAATTGAATTCAGTAAGGCTGGAAAAAATAATTTTATAATTGATTTTGAGGGATTAGTTCATATTAATAGTCTTGCAATGGGGATTTTAAGAGGAAGAGTTAGAGAAGTTAGAGATGCAGGAGGAGATATAAAAATTATAAATCTTAATTCTCATATTGCAACAATATTTGAAATGGTTGGGTTAAATGAAATTTTTGAGATATACAAATCAGAAGATGAGGCTTTAAAAAAATTCTAA